In the genome of Streptomyces sp. NBC_00190, one region contains:
- a CDS encoding type 1 glutamine amidotransferase domain-containing protein → MKILVVMTAKATLHLLDGEQHPSGFWAEEFVVPFTLFKAAGHAVDVATIGGQVPTVDQTSIDPQFLQWVRPQGSPDEDAANAAEYVRVIGNTPQLKAPIALESLTEKDIADYDGVYISGGHGAIGDLPKSDELAQILRWIIAQDKPLATVCHGHTSLLALRDGEGRWPFEGYRMTAFSHSEELVTNMAGRLPLILEVELTRLGARYEKAEAIWDSHVVVDRKLTTGQNPYSSKALAETFLSQLAKG, encoded by the coding sequence ATGAAGATTCTCGTCGTCATGACGGCCAAGGCCACGCTCCATCTACTGGACGGCGAACAGCACCCCTCGGGATTCTGGGCCGAGGAATTCGTCGTTCCCTTTACGTTGTTCAAGGCCGCGGGCCACGCCGTGGACGTCGCGACGATCGGTGGCCAGGTTCCGACCGTCGACCAGACGAGCATCGATCCCCAGTTCCTCCAGTGGGTCCGGCCGCAGGGCTCGCCGGACGAGGACGCGGCCAACGCCGCCGAGTACGTCCGGGTCATCGGGAACACCCCCCAGCTGAAGGCCCCCATCGCGCTGGAGTCCCTGACCGAGAAGGACATCGCCGACTACGACGGCGTGTACATCAGCGGCGGTCACGGCGCGATCGGCGACCTGCCGAAGTCCGACGAACTCGCGCAGATCCTGCGCTGGATCATCGCCCAGGACAAGCCGCTCGCCACCGTGTGCCACGGCCACACCTCGCTGCTCGCGCTGCGCGACGGCGAAGGCCGCTGGCCCTTCGAGGGCTACCGGATGACGGCCTTCTCGCACAGCGAGGAGCTCGTCACCAACATGGCCGGCCGGCTCCCGCTGATCCTGGAGGTCGAGCTCACCCGGCTCGGCGCCCGCTACGAGAAGGCCGAGGCGATCTGGGACTCGCACGTCGTCGTGGACCGCAAACTGACCACCGGTCAGAACCCGTACTCCTCCAAGGCCCTCGCCGAGACGTTCTTATCGCAGCTCGCGAAGGGCTAG
- a CDS encoding AGE family epimerase/isomerase → MADAVSFSFSDTIAGYVTRFDSGSRVLGLKTSDGRAFDVSLAGDPSAELVRNLDEPYIDASGHIDEMLSPGRFLFVYGVHYPEHGGRFDAKRLVFLGRGAEDFRFEEPSWWIKQIESLADFYKRAQFGDGPVDFTEYRTEIRLGGDKTASHVQETDTISRLVYGMASAYLLTGKDEYLEVAERGTEYLRKHMRVVDSEEDVVFWYHGISVDGDSERKLFTSEFSDDYDAIPMYEQIYALAGPIQTYRVTGDIRIKNDADATIRLFDKFFFDPEQGGYYSHIDPILFSADHESLGENAERKNWNSVGDHAPAYLINLYLATGDQKYADFLEYTFDTIADKFPDYKNSPFVQERFNRDWSHDKAHSWQQDRAVVGHNLKIAWNLMRMNSLKAKPAYEQLAKKIGEIMPAVGSDVQRGGWYDVVERVKSGDQETYRFAWHDRKAWWQQEQAILAYLILNGTVGGEANLREARQAQAFYNTFFLDHDEGAVYFNVLASGTPYLLGTERLKGSHSMSMYHSAELCYLSAVYNNLLVNGREMDFHFQPDPTNLPDRVLRVSPDLLPAGSVRIASVEIDEKPYTDFDAEALTVRLPDVQGRVKVKVRLRPVAKK, encoded by the coding sequence ATGGCGGATGCCGTGAGCTTCTCCTTCTCCGACACCATCGCCGGATACGTCACCCGCTTCGACTCCGGCTCGCGCGTACTGGGTCTGAAGACCTCCGACGGGCGTGCGTTCGACGTCTCGCTCGCCGGTGACCCCAGCGCCGAGCTGGTGCGCAACCTGGACGAGCCCTACATCGACGCGTCCGGGCACATCGACGAGATGCTTTCGCCCGGCCGGTTCCTCTTCGTCTACGGAGTCCACTACCCGGAGCACGGCGGGCGTTTCGACGCCAAGCGCCTGGTGTTCCTGGGCCGCGGCGCCGAGGACTTCCGCTTCGAGGAGCCCAGCTGGTGGATCAAGCAGATCGAGTCGCTGGCCGACTTCTACAAGCGGGCGCAGTTCGGCGACGGTCCGGTGGACTTCACCGAGTACCGCACCGAGATCCGGCTCGGCGGTGACAAGACCGCGAGCCACGTCCAGGAGACCGACACGATCTCCCGCCTGGTCTACGGCATGGCCTCGGCCTACCTGCTGACCGGCAAGGACGAGTACCTGGAGGTCGCCGAGCGCGGCACCGAGTACCTGCGCAAGCACATGCGGGTCGTGGACAGCGAGGAGGACGTGGTCTTCTGGTACCACGGCATCAGCGTCGACGGGGACAGCGAGCGAAAGCTGTTCACCTCGGAGTTCTCCGACGACTACGACGCGATCCCGATGTACGAGCAGATCTACGCGCTGGCCGGCCCCATCCAGACGTACCGCGTCACCGGTGACATCCGGATCAAGAACGACGCGGACGCCACCATCCGGCTGTTCGACAAGTTCTTCTTCGACCCGGAGCAGGGCGGCTACTACTCGCACATCGACCCGATCCTCTTCAGCGCCGACCACGAGTCCCTCGGTGAGAACGCCGAGCGCAAGAACTGGAACTCGGTCGGCGACCACGCGCCCGCGTACCTGATCAACCTGTACCTGGCGACCGGCGACCAGAAGTACGCCGACTTCCTCGAGTACACCTTCGACACCATCGCGGACAAGTTCCCGGACTACAAGAACAGCCCCTTCGTCCAGGAGCGCTTCAACCGCGACTGGTCGCACGACAAGGCGCACAGCTGGCAGCAGGACCGCGCCGTCGTCGGCCACAACCTGAAGATCGCCTGGAACCTGATGCGGATGAACTCGCTGAAGGCCAAGCCGGCGTACGAGCAGCTCGCCAAGAAGATCGGCGAGATCATGCCGGCGGTCGGCAGCGACGTGCAGCGCGGCGGCTGGTACGACGTCGTCGAGCGGGTCAAGTCCGGAGACCAGGAGACGTATCGTTTCGCCTGGCACGACCGCAAGGCCTGGTGGCAGCAGGAGCAGGCGATCCTCGCCTACCTCATCCTGAACGGCACGGTCGGCGGCGAGGCGAACCTGCGCGAGGCCCGGCAGGCGCAGGCCTTCTACAACACCTTCTTCCTCGACCACGACGAGGGCGCCGTCTACTTCAACGTGCTCGCCAGCGGAACGCCGTACCTGCTCGGCACCGAGCGGCTCAAGGGCAGCCACTCGATGTCCATGTACCACTCGGCGGAGCTCTGCTACCTCTCCGCCGTCTACAACAACCTCCTCGTCAACGGCCGGGAGATGGACTTCCACTTCCAGCCCGACCCGACCAACCTGCCCGACCGCGTCCTGCGCGTCTCGCCCGACCTGCTCCCGGCCGGCTCGGTGCGGATCGCGTCCGTCGAGATCGACGAGAAGCCGTACACGGACTTCGACGCCGAAGCCCTCACCGTTCGGCTGCCCGATGTCCAGGGGCGGGTGAAGGTCAAGGTCCGGCTGCGTCCAGTGGCCAAGAAGTAG
- a CDS encoding VOC family protein produces MAGLVWSHVGLNCTDQKTTEEFYTRYFGFTRARVVDLGEAQIVFLRKGDAYLELFAAGAEPAGPALGVPPAVAGDGPQAPGRMRHLAFQTDSVDAFLAELGDAAEVTLGPLDFDDFICGWRTVWIRDPDGVIVEVSQGYEDDSTHDRTHEGSHDKDGA; encoded by the coding sequence ATGGCCGGGCTGGTCTGGTCGCACGTGGGCCTGAACTGCACGGACCAGAAGACCACCGAGGAGTTCTACACCCGCTACTTCGGCTTCACCCGGGCCCGGGTGGTCGACCTGGGGGAGGCCCAGATCGTGTTCCTGCGCAAGGGGGACGCGTACCTGGAGCTCTTCGCGGCCGGCGCCGAACCGGCCGGCCCGGCACTGGGGGTCCCCCCAGCGGTAGCCGGAGACGGGCCGCAGGCCCCGGGGCGGATGCGCCACCTGGCCTTCCAGACCGACAGCGTGGACGCGTTCCTGGCCGAGCTGGGCGACGCGGCCGAAGTGACCCTGGGGCCGCTGGACTTCGACGACTTCATCTGCGGCTGGCGGACCGTGTGGATCCGCGACCCCGACGGAGTGATCGTCGAAGTCAGCCAGGGATACGAGGACGACAGCACTCACGACCGTACTCACGAGGGCTCTCACGACAAGGACGGTGCATGA
- a CDS encoding STAS domain-containing protein — protein MPLSVSLSIEGDTTVIELTGELDAKTAPDFHQTIEKAAGHGTSTVEIRMAGVGYMASAGLRSLVFAQQKVANNVTIKVVGAIEPVSRTIRTAGLDRSILLSDE, from the coding sequence ATGCCGCTTTCCGTGTCCCTGAGCATCGAGGGCGACACCACCGTGATCGAGCTGACGGGCGAGCTGGACGCCAAGACCGCGCCGGACTTCCACCAGACCATCGAGAAGGCCGCCGGACACGGCACCAGCACCGTCGAGATCAGGATGGCCGGCGTCGGCTACATGGCCAGCGCCGGACTCCGCTCCCTGGTCTTCGCCCAGCAGAAGGTCGCGAACAACGTCACCATCAAGGTGGTCGGTGCCATCGAGCCCGTGTCCCGGACCATCCGGACGGCAGGGCTCGACCGCAGCATCCTCCTCTCCGATGAGTGA
- a CDS encoding DJ-1/PfpI family protein yields the protein MPDAVLREGALSGTRIAVLVESDFYEPEIFYYQHRFAEEGAEVDFLTRLWGNDSITFSGHEYRAPFTASQSLEGLSDEDLRRYSAIIVPSGMVADRLRYTEDVDQLAPATELLRRAFEEPTVLKGIICHGMWLASSIPGKIRGRKVVCHNNLIGDVRNMGGEYVDEDVVVDGDLVTGRTGAHHHLFARRIIELIAAGRGRGQA from the coding sequence GTGCCTGATGCCGTCCTGCGTGAGGGCGCGCTGAGCGGGACCCGCATCGCGGTCCTGGTCGAGAGCGACTTCTACGAGCCGGAGATCTTCTACTACCAGCACCGGTTCGCGGAGGAAGGCGCCGAGGTCGACTTCCTGACCCGGCTGTGGGGCAACGACTCCATCACCTTCTCCGGCCACGAGTACCGGGCGCCCTTCACCGCCAGCCAGTCCCTGGAGGGGCTGAGCGACGAGGACCTGCGCCGCTACTCGGCGATCATCGTGCCCTCGGGCATGGTGGCCGACCGGCTGCGCTACACCGAGGACGTGGACCAGCTGGCCCCGGCGACGGAGCTGCTGCGCCGGGCCTTCGAGGAGCCGACGGTCCTCAAGGGGATCATCTGCCACGGCATGTGGCTGGCCTCCTCGATCCCCGGCAAGATCCGCGGCCGCAAGGTGGTCTGCCACAACAACCTCATCGGTGACGTCCGCAACATGGGCGGAGAGTACGTCGACGAGGACGTGGTGGTCGACGGGGACCTGGTCACCGGCCGCACCGGCGCCCACCACCACCTCTTCGCCCGCCGGATCATCGAGCTGATCGCGGCCGGGCGGGGCCGGGGGCAGGCCTGA
- a CDS encoding PP2C family protein-serine/threonine phosphatase has product MPSTTVIILDEYPPPPPELLTALRTMDAELVTRTLTELRDGPQELLPVADVLLAPAESDGESVRTAVRRLRRWAGAPIVVVWTVTEFAALEEHVRIGHDYLVPPFLPTLVGARLHSCSERAGLGRTLREADARAELMGYEKELEIGREIQAGFLPESLPVPDGWEIDVRFRPARQVAGDFYDVFEISRGRRLAFVVADVCDKGVGAALFMALIRSLLRHTAENSGLQHLVAGRAGGSRRIPVVGATPLLNAVTATNGYLTRNHLRQGYFATLFFGVLDPLTGSLVYINGGHNPPLLLRADGSRPIALDVTGPAVGVLPDCVYTLGYAQLDHGDTLFAFTDGVPEARCPNGSFLGDERMLELLAGAPVSGKDVVDRMDWAVREHTGTAEQHDDVTMLALHRPRAARGPYADGARHKVVA; this is encoded by the coding sequence ATGCCCTCCACGACCGTGATCATCCTCGACGAGTACCCGCCACCGCCGCCCGAGCTGCTGACGGCGCTGCGGACCATGGACGCGGAACTCGTCACCCGCACGCTGACGGAGCTCCGGGACGGCCCGCAGGAGCTGCTGCCCGTCGCGGACGTGCTGCTCGCCCCGGCCGAATCCGACGGGGAGTCCGTGCGGACGGCCGTACGCCGGCTGCGCCGCTGGGCCGGGGCCCCCATCGTGGTCGTCTGGACGGTGACCGAGTTCGCCGCCCTGGAGGAACACGTCCGGATCGGGCACGACTACCTCGTACCTCCCTTCCTGCCCACCCTGGTCGGGGCCCGCCTGCACAGCTGCTCGGAGCGCGCCGGACTCGGCCGCACCCTGCGCGAAGCCGACGCCCGCGCCGAACTCATGGGCTACGAGAAGGAGCTGGAGATCGGCCGGGAGATCCAGGCCGGGTTCCTGCCCGAATCGCTGCCCGTCCCGGACGGCTGGGAGATCGACGTCCGGTTCCGGCCCGCACGCCAGGTCGCCGGGGACTTCTACGACGTCTTCGAGATCTCCCGCGGCCGCCGGCTCGCCTTCGTCGTCGCCGACGTCTGCGACAAGGGGGTCGGGGCGGCGCTCTTCATGGCGCTCATCCGCTCGCTGCTGCGGCACACCGCGGAGAACAGCGGCCTCCAGCACCTGGTCGCCGGACGCGCGGGCGGCAGCCGGCGGATCCCGGTGGTCGGTGCCACCCCGCTGCTCAACGCGGTCACCGCCACCAACGGCTACCTCACCCGCAACCACCTGCGCCAGGGCTACTTCGCCACCCTGTTCTTCGGCGTGCTCGACCCGCTGACCGGCAGCCTCGTCTACATCAACGGCGGCCACAACCCGCCGCTGCTGCTGCGCGCCGACGGCAGCCGGCCCATCGCGCTGGACGTCACCGGCCCGGCCGTCGGGGTCCTGCCCGACTGCGTGTACACCCTGGGCTACGCCCAGCTGGACCACGGCGACACGCTCTTCGCCTTCACGGACGGCGTCCCCGAGGCCCGCTGCCCCAACGGCAGCTTCCTCGGCGACGAACGGATGCTGGAACTGCTCGCCGGCGCCCCGGTGAGCGGCAAGGACGTGGTCGACCGGATGGACTGGGCGGTGCGCGAGCACACCGGCACCGCCGAACAGCACGACGACGTCACCATGCTGGCCCTGCACCGGCCACGCGCGGCGCGGGGGCCGTACGCGGACGGTGCCCGTCACAAGGTGGTGGCCTAA
- a CDS encoding aldehyde dehydrogenase family protein gives MTKRALSDQPLANPGKLFIGGKWVPAQDGRTEPDISPVDGQEIVPVAQATAADADAAVAAARKAYEEGPWSRLSAQERALRLNRVGELIERDLEEIALLETVDMGKPFAFSSTVDAPMAAQLMHYYAGAVTRVDGSSRAPAGGQLAYTLREPLGVVCAITPFNFPLLLSMTKIAPALAAGNTVVHKPSPATPLTALKIAELFQEAEIPDGVLNVITGPGVELGETLTDHPDIDKIAFTGSTVVGQSIIRKAAGTLKKVTMELGGKSANIVFADADLDAAEELAFFGIYYNKGEICTAGSRLLLHRPIHDEMVERLVRRAAALKPGDPRDPATLFGPLAHRGQFDKVSSYIEVGEKEGAVLRTGGSGWTPEGASSQGLYFLPTVFTGVDNGMRIAQEEIFGPVLSIIPFDTEDDAVRIANDSAYGLAAGVHTKDLRRAHRVASQIKAGTVWVNCYNQYDPSVPYGGYKASGYGRECGPESLESYTQTKSVWIGMD, from the coding sequence ATGACCAAGCGCGCGCTCAGCGACCAGCCCTTGGCCAACCCCGGGAAACTGTTCATCGGCGGCAAATGGGTTCCCGCCCAGGACGGCCGTACCGAACCGGACATCAGCCCCGTGGACGGCCAGGAGATCGTGCCGGTGGCCCAGGCCACCGCCGCCGACGCGGACGCGGCCGTCGCCGCCGCCCGCAAGGCGTACGAGGAAGGTCCGTGGAGCAGACTCTCCGCCCAGGAGCGCGCGCTCAGGCTGAACCGGGTCGGTGAGCTCATCGAGCGCGACCTGGAGGAGATCGCCCTGCTGGAGACCGTGGACATGGGCAAGCCGTTCGCGTTCTCCAGCACGGTCGACGCTCCCATGGCCGCCCAGCTCATGCACTACTACGCCGGTGCGGTGACCCGCGTCGACGGCTCCTCGCGGGCGCCGGCCGGCGGGCAGTTGGCCTACACCCTGCGCGAGCCGCTGGGCGTGGTCTGCGCCATCACCCCGTTCAACTTCCCGCTGCTGCTGTCGATGACGAAGATCGCACCGGCGCTGGCGGCGGGGAACACGGTCGTCCACAAGCCCTCCCCGGCCACCCCGCTCACCGCCCTGAAGATCGCCGAGCTCTTCCAGGAGGCGGAGATCCCGGACGGTGTGCTGAACGTGATCACCGGTCCCGGCGTGGAACTGGGCGAGACCCTCACCGACCACCCGGACATCGACAAGATCGCCTTCACCGGTTCCACCGTGGTCGGCCAGTCCATCATCCGCAAGGCGGCCGGCACCCTGAAGAAGGTGACGATGGAACTCGGCGGCAAGTCCGCCAACATCGTCTTCGCCGACGCCGACCTCGATGCCGCCGAGGAGCTCGCCTTCTTCGGCATCTACTACAACAAGGGCGAGATCTGCACCGCCGGCTCCCGCCTGCTCCTGCACCGGCCCATCCACGACGAGATGGTCGAACGCCTGGTCCGCCGGGCCGCCGCCCTCAAGCCGGGCGACCCCCGTGACCCCGCCACGCTGTTCGGGCCGCTGGCCCACCGCGGCCAGTTCGACAAGGTCAGCTCGTACATCGAGGTCGGCGAGAAGGAAGGCGCGGTCCTGCGCACGGGCGGCAGCGGGTGGACCCCCGAGGGCGCCTCCAGCCAGGGCCTCTACTTCCTGCCGACCGTCTTCACCGGCGTCGACAACGGGATGCGGATCGCCCAGGAGGAGATCTTCGGGCCGGTCCTGTCGATCATCCCCTTCGACACCGAGGACGACGCCGTACGCATCGCCAACGACAGCGCGTACGGCCTCGCCGCCGGAGTCCACACCAAGGACCTGCGGCGCGCCCACCGCGTCGCCTCGCAGATCAAGGCGGGCACGGTCTGGGTCAATTGCTACAACCAGTACGACCCCTCCGTCCCCTACGGCGGCTACAAGGCCTCCGGCTACGGCCGCGAATGCGGACCCGAGTCGCTGGAGAGCTACACCCAGACCAAGTCGGTCTGGATCGGCATGGACTGA
- a CDS encoding ATP-binding protein → MTTVSDMVELARTPVVLEVPATVGALGEIASFVLRLAGRAGLDKGAAYRLRLAVDELATNIVMHGYRGGDGRITVRGRSGPGGVQITIEDAAPAFDPVEGRLPPVPGVAPEDRRIGGLGIHLALTSVDEFSYAHRDGRNISMLTVKAEGTDPCPPRP, encoded by the coding sequence GTGACCACCGTGAGTGACATGGTCGAACTGGCGAGGACGCCCGTCGTACTGGAGGTGCCCGCGACGGTGGGGGCACTGGGCGAGATCGCCTCGTTCGTCCTGCGGCTGGCCGGACGGGCGGGCCTGGACAAGGGCGCCGCCTACCGGCTCCGGCTGGCCGTGGACGAGCTGGCCACGAACATCGTGATGCACGGGTACCGGGGCGGCGACGGACGGATCACCGTCCGCGGCCGCTCCGGCCCGGGCGGGGTGCAGATCACCATCGAAGACGCCGCACCCGCCTTCGACCCCGTCGAAGGCCGCCTCCCGCCCGTCCCCGGGGTCGCCCCCGAGGACCGGCGGATCGGCGGTCTCGGCATCCATCTGGCACTGACCAGCGTGGACGAGTTCAGCTATGCGCACAGGGACGGCCGCAACATCAGCATGCTGACAGTGAAGGCTGAGGGGACGGACCCATGCCCTCCACGACCGTGA
- a CDS encoding STAS domain-containing protein, with product MTLNVKERRNKTGTVLVATGEINSETSGALLQALLPLVREGKPLKIDLTAVTYVSSAGLRTLLVVYREAQHAGVAVTLYGVSEEVRFVMSATGFLDFFETGEAAAAAAKAKAKAAR from the coding sequence ATGACTCTCAACGTCAAGGAACGCCGGAACAAGACGGGCACCGTGCTCGTCGCCACCGGTGAGATCAACAGCGAGACATCCGGAGCGCTGCTCCAGGCCCTGCTGCCGCTGGTCCGTGAGGGCAAGCCGCTGAAGATCGACCTCACGGCGGTCACCTACGTCTCCAGCGCGGGCCTGCGCACCCTGCTCGTCGTCTACCGCGAGGCGCAGCACGCCGGCGTCGCCGTCACCCTCTACGGGGTGAGCGAGGAAGTCCGGTTCGTCATGTCGGCCACCGGCTTCCTCGACTTCTTCGAGACCGGCGAGGCCGCCGCCGCGGCCGCCAAGGCCAAGGCCAAGGCCGCGCGATGA
- a CDS encoding MinD/ParA family protein translates to MTRTIVVHSHRGGTGKSSVLANLALLIAAGGRRVGVVDTDIQSPTLDLLFRLGPGASLADYLLGRCEIEAAAQQVGAPGLYVVPARTGTAALRELMTSGYDVGLLPEGFDRLAGHYALDVLLLDTHAGLNNESVTAMASADVLMIMARADRIDLSGVEETIALAGRLACRRTVVLSMAPEGIDRVEARRRAEEVYCAPLAGILPYSPEMAALYGERIFAEAHPDHPLVGEFRTIISALDARDEVSRA, encoded by the coding sequence GTGACCCGCACCATCGTGGTGCACTCGCACCGCGGTGGGACGGGCAAGTCCTCGGTACTGGCGAACCTCGCGCTGCTGATCGCGGCCGGGGGGCGCCGGGTGGGAGTGGTGGACACCGACATCCAGTCACCCACCTTGGACCTGCTGTTCCGGCTCGGACCCGGCGCCTCCCTGGCCGACTACCTGCTCGGCCGCTGCGAGATCGAGGCGGCGGCCCAGCAGGTGGGCGCGCCCGGGCTGTACGTCGTACCGGCCCGGACCGGCACCGCGGCCCTGCGCGAGCTCATGACCAGCGGCTACGACGTGGGTCTGCTCCCGGAGGGGTTCGACCGGCTGGCCGGGCACTACGCCCTCGACGTACTGCTGCTCGACACCCACGCCGGGCTGAACAACGAGTCGGTCACCGCCATGGCGAGCGCCGACGTACTGATGATCATGGCCCGGGCCGACCGGATCGACCTCTCCGGGGTCGAGGAGACCATCGCCCTCGCGGGGCGCCTGGCCTGCCGGCGGACCGTGGTGCTGAGCATGGCCCCCGAGGGCATCGACCGGGTAGAGGCCCGGCGGCGCGCCGAGGAGGTCTACTGCGCACCCCTGGCCGGGATCCTTCCGTACTCGCCGGAAATGGCGGCGCTGTACGGAGAGCGCATATTCGCAGAAGCCCATCCCGACCACCCCCTGGTCGGTGAATTCCGCACCATCATCTCGGCGTTGGACGCACGTGACGAAGTATCGCGGGCCTGA
- the glgX gene encoding glycogen debranching protein GlgX — protein sequence MSESQSEQVLRVDAYPTHEVGGYRVRAGKPFPFGANVVPGGVSFSVFSDQATSMTLVIYKRGEPEPMAELQFPEEFRTGSVFAMTVFGLDHENIEYGYRADGPYDPVTGHRFDARQVLSDPYARLIAGRDVWGVEPDRSRGYQYRSRVCLQDFDWGDDTPLGIPAEDLVVYETHVRGFTRHPSSGVTAPGTFAGLREKIPYLKELGVNCIELLPVFEFDESDNPRSNPETGEKLFDYWGYNTISFFAPKAGYAATGRYGMQGDEFRTLIKDLHAAGIEVILDVVFNHTAEGNEQGPTISFKGLDNATYYMLTPEGYYFNFSGTGNTVNCNHPVVRNYVLDCLRHWVADYHIDGFRFDLAAILGRALDGTPLPNPPLLELLAFDPVLRHTKLIAEAWDAGGLYEVGNFPAYGRWAEWNGKYRDTVRSFLKGDPGVTGELATRIAGSPDLYSSRGTSASVNFLTAHDGFTLADLVSYNDKHNEANGEGNNDGGNDNASWNCGAEGPTDDPEVSALRLRQMKNALAILFTSQGIPMLLAGDEVARTQQGNNNTYCQDNELSWFDWDQVDDNAELLRFTREMIEFRKHHRELRSTAHPTGQVRENGLPDISWHGERAWQPDWSAESRLLAVARCGAGDDDVVYVAMNSHWESHDLELPALPGGRSWHLFADTGAEAPYDIRTPGTEQELDNAGKYLIGPRSVVILVGRTNDPEML from the coding sequence ATGAGCGAGTCCCAGTCCGAGCAGGTCCTGCGCGTCGACGCGTACCCGACCCACGAGGTGGGCGGGTACCGCGTCCGCGCGGGCAAACCGTTCCCGTTCGGGGCCAACGTGGTCCCCGGCGGGGTCAGCTTCTCCGTCTTCTCCGACCAGGCCACCTCCATGACCCTGGTCATCTACAAGCGCGGAGAGCCCGAGCCGATGGCCGAGCTGCAGTTCCCCGAGGAATTCCGCACCGGCAGCGTCTTCGCCATGACGGTCTTCGGCCTCGACCACGAGAACATCGAGTACGGGTACCGGGCCGACGGCCCCTACGACCCGGTCACCGGCCACCGCTTCGACGCCCGGCAGGTACTCTCCGACCCGTACGCCCGGCTGATCGCCGGCCGCGACGTGTGGGGCGTGGAGCCGGACCGCAGCCGCGGCTACCAGTACCGCTCCCGGGTCTGCCTCCAGGACTTCGACTGGGGCGACGACACCCCGCTGGGCATCCCCGCCGAGGACCTCGTCGTCTACGAGACCCACGTGCGCGGCTTCACCCGGCACCCCTCCTCGGGCGTCACCGCCCCCGGCACCTTCGCGGGGCTGCGCGAGAAGATCCCGTACCTCAAGGAACTCGGGGTGAACTGCATCGAGCTGCTCCCCGTGTTCGAGTTCGACGAGAGCGACAACCCGCGCTCCAACCCGGAGACCGGCGAGAAGCTCTTCGACTACTGGGGCTACAACACCATCTCGTTCTTCGCGCCGAAGGCCGGCTACGCGGCCACCGGCCGGTACGGGATGCAGGGCGACGAGTTCCGCACCCTGATCAAGGACCTGCACGCCGCCGGCATCGAGGTCATCCTCGACGTCGTCTTCAACCACACCGCCGAGGGCAACGAGCAGGGGCCGACGATCTCCTTCAAGGGGCTCGACAACGCCACGTACTACATGCTCACGCCCGAGGGGTACTACTTCAACTTCAGCGGCACGGGCAACACGGTCAACTGCAACCACCCCGTCGTGCGCAACTACGTGCTCGACTGCCTGCGCCACTGGGTCGCCGACTACCACATCGACGGCTTCCGCTTCGACCTCGCGGCCATCCTCGGCCGGGCCCTGGACGGCACCCCGCTGCCCAACCCGCCGCTGCTGGAACTGCTCGCCTTCGACCCCGTCCTGCGGCACACCAAGCTCATCGCCGAGGCCTGGGACGCGGGCGGCCTCTACGAGGTCGGCAACTTCCCGGCGTACGGCCGCTGGGCGGAGTGGAACGGCAAGTACCGCGACACCGTGCGCAGCTTCCTCAAGGGCGACCCCGGGGTGACCGGCGAACTGGCCACCCGCATCGCCGGCTCGCCGGACCTCTACTCCAGCCGCGGGACCTCGGCGTCCGTCAACTTCCTGACGGCGCACGACGGTTTCACCCTCGCCGACCTGGTCTCCTACAACGACAAGCACAACGAGGCCAACGGCGAGGGCAACAACGACGGCGGCAACGACAACGCCAGCTGGAACTGCGGCGCCGAGGGGCCGACCGACGACCCCGAGGTGAGCGCGCTGCGGCTGCGCCAGATGAAGAACGCCCTCGCGATCCTCTTCACCAGCCAGGGCATCCCGATGCTGCTGGCCGGGGACGAGGTCGCACGCACCCAGCAGGGCAACAACAACACGTACTGCCAGGACAACGAGCTCTCGTGGTTCGACTGGGACCAGGTCGACGACAACGCCGAACTGCTCCGGTTCACGCGGGAGATGATCGAATTCCGCAAGCACCACCGCGAGCTGCGCTCCACCGCCCACCCCACCGGACAGGTCCGCGAGAACGGCCTGCCGGACATCAGCTGGCACGGGGAGCGGGCCTGGCAGCCCGACTGGTCGGCCGAGAGCCGGCTGCTCGCGGTGGCCCGCTGCGGCGCCGGTGACGACGACGTGGTGTACGTGGCCATGAACTCGCACTGGGAGTCGCACGACCTGGAACTGCCCGCGCTGCCCGGCGGGCGGAGCTGGCACCTGTTCGCCGACACGGGGGCCGAGGCACCGTACGACATCCGCACTCCGGGTACCGAGCAGGAACTGGACAACGCCGGGAAGTACCTGATCGGCCCGCGGTCGGTCGTGATCCTGGTGGGCCGTACCAATGATCCCGAGATGCTGTGA